Proteins co-encoded in one Candidatus Eisenbacteria bacterium genomic window:
- a CDS encoding FG-GAP repeat protein yields MKLSAFLLSFGWALLALAIGAASLGAESLDLQAEKTLVLWGGESGGQFGNAVAAGDFDGDGIDDLAVGAPAAGGTAGEPMAGRVYLFFGRAGRELAGGFRAAETADLVIVGAYSRHQIGMRLAAGDMDGDGRDDLAVGTMYGTGPDGHRAGCGEARVFFGRPRDELPERIDLAESEADITLYGAETHDRFAGEMAFGDLDGDGLQDLAIGAFYGDGPIGDRYHAGEVSLLFGDKRSRLPRVVDRASDRLPTIFGPEPTDTFGRAIATGDVDGDGREDLVVGAYYGDGPGNTRINAGETFLVFGRERSAFPEGLDLAEGGATILHGEEDGDVSGRSVSTADLDGDGLKDLLIGAHLSPCRSSAGSPGKCGAVYVVFGRTRASWPRALDLRTDADARIEAMAENDQLGWPIAGGRWGSEGDVALLFARGSDGGDLRRSKAGELFVLGRCSREDLARAETIRSAARFSLVGLDERDRIAADAVLLDWNGDGRPEIALGVPVAAGEKNLLPQCGEVAIWSRR; encoded by the coding sequence ATGAAGCTAAGCGCCTTCTTGCTGTCGTTCGGTTGGGCCCTCCTCGCGCTCGCGATCGGAGCCGCCTCGCTCGGCGCCGAGTCCCTCGACCTCCAGGCGGAAAAGACTCTCGTTCTGTGGGGCGGCGAGTCGGGAGGACAGTTTGGGAACGCGGTCGCGGCGGGAGATTTCGACGGGGACGGGATCGACGACCTCGCGGTCGGCGCGCCCGCGGCCGGGGGGACGGCGGGCGAGCCGATGGCGGGGCGCGTCTACCTCTTCTTCGGGCGCGCCGGGCGGGAGCTCGCGGGCGGGTTCCGCGCCGCGGAGACCGCGGACCTCGTGATCGTCGGCGCCTATTCCCGCCATCAGATCGGGATGCGCCTCGCGGCCGGCGACATGGACGGAGACGGTCGCGACGACCTCGCGGTCGGCACGATGTACGGGACCGGGCCGGACGGACATCGGGCCGGCTGCGGCGAAGCGCGCGTCTTCTTCGGGCGCCCCCGCGACGAGCTTCCCGAGCGGATCGATCTCGCCGAGTCGGAGGCGGACATCACGCTCTACGGAGCGGAAACCCACGACCGCTTCGCCGGGGAGATGGCCTTCGGCGATCTCGATGGGGACGGGCTGCAGGATCTCGCGATCGGCGCGTTCTACGGGGACGGTCCGATCGGGGATCGATATCACGCCGGAGAGGTCTCCCTTCTCTTCGGCGACAAGAGATCCCGCCTTCCGCGCGTCGTCGATCGTGCGAGCGACCGGCTCCCCACGATCTTCGGGCCCGAGCCGACCGACACCTTCGGGCGCGCGATCGCGACCGGAGACGTGGACGGGGACGGGCGCGAGGATCTCGTCGTGGGCGCCTACTATGGGGACGGTCCGGGGAACACGCGCATCAACGCCGGGGAGACCTTCCTCGTGTTCGGAAGAGAGCGGAGCGCCTTCCCGGAGGGACTCGATCTCGCCGAGGGAGGGGCGACGATCCTTCATGGCGAAGAGGATGGGGATGTGTCCGGACGGTCGGTCTCTACGGCCGACCTCGACGGGGACGGCCTCAAGGATCTCCTGATCGGCGCGCACCTCTCCCCGTGCCGTTCGTCCGCGGGCTCGCCGGGGAAGTGCGGGGCGGTCTATGTCGTCTTTGGCCGGACGCGGGCCTCATGGCCGCGCGCGCTCGATCTTCGGACCGACGCGGACGCGAGGATCGAGGCGATGGCCGAGAACGACCAGCTCGGCTGGCCGATCGCCGGCGGGCGTTGGGGGAGCGAGGGAGATGTCGCGCTCCTCTTCGCGCGCGGGTCCGACGGGGGCGATCTCCGCCGATCGAAAGCGGGAGAGCTCTTCGTTCTCGGACGCTGTTCGCGGGAAGACCTTGCGCGCGCCGAGACGATTCGGTCGGCGGCGCGCTTCTCCCTCGTCGGGTTGGACGAAAGGGACCGGATCGCGGCCGACGCCGTCCTTCTCGATTGGAACGGGGACGGGCGGCCGGAGATCGCCCTCGGGGTCCCCGTGGCGGCCGGGGAGAAGAACCTCTTGCCTCAATGCGGCGAGGTCGCTATCTGGTCTCGTCGGTAG
- a CDS encoding tetratricopeptide repeat protein: MIRNGFGSVLLAAWIACALAAPGALGAEDAVREAAALHRAGRVDEARALLEARIAEVPDDIEAHLAYVHLRAAAGERETVRQEYERLVLKDPSNPAVRLARVVLLGRSQLKSEGFDDLLAENPGFARAWEEYGRSLLEGFQFLAAEEALRRAVELDPERAMARLYLGLVHRTRARGGEEEAEVREAHRLDPGSLPVRLELGTTLAYAGDLAEAKGVLDELLRETPEDAEALAILALVEERLGRKEEAARLRERVHAIDPRLPGKLLYLGIQHRSVPEKQAAKRFLELAIFLDSVHVEAFVQLGLIYRMENDPAGAIPFYETAGRLDERNQLAWRNLGMCYRDLGDGEKAELYVRRAIEVDPDYLHGWIDYANILQKRGKYAEAVDAWKRVNEMAPYGWEGYEARRAISYLERGEPVPEEEPQTWRTEEVGSAIHQKKGKEVPARPTDETR, from the coding sequence ATGATTCGGAACGGGTTCGGAAGCGTTCTACTCGCGGCGTGGATCGCGTGCGCGCTTGCGGCTCCCGGGGCGCTCGGAGCCGAAGACGCGGTGCGCGAGGCGGCCGCCCTCCATCGCGCCGGGCGCGTCGACGAGGCGCGCGCTCTCCTCGAGGCGCGCATCGCGGAGGTTCCCGACGACATCGAGGCGCACCTCGCCTACGTGCATTTGCGCGCGGCGGCGGGGGAGAGGGAGACGGTTCGCCAGGAGTACGAGCGGCTCGTCCTGAAGGATCCGAGCAACCCAGCGGTCCGCCTGGCCCGCGTCGTTCTTCTCGGACGTTCCCAGCTAAAAAGTGAAGGTTTCGATGATTTGCTCGCCGAGAACCCGGGTTTCGCCCGCGCGTGGGAGGAATACGGGCGCTCGCTTCTCGAGGGTTTCCAATTCCTCGCGGCGGAGGAGGCGCTCCGGCGGGCGGTGGAGCTCGATCCGGAACGCGCGATGGCCCGGCTCTACCTCGGGCTCGTGCACCGGACGAGGGCGCGCGGGGGGGAGGAAGAAGCGGAGGTGCGGGAAGCGCACCGTCTCGACCCTGGGTCGCTCCCCGTCCGGCTCGAGCTCGGCACGACGCTCGCTTACGCGGGAGATCTCGCCGAGGCGAAGGGGGTTCTCGATGAGCTACTCCGGGAGACCCCCGAGGACGCGGAGGCGCTCGCGATTCTCGCGCTCGTCGAGGAGCGGCTCGGCCGGAAGGAGGAGGCTGCGCGTCTCCGGGAGCGCGTGCACGCGATCGACCCGCGTCTCCCGGGAAAACTCCTCTACCTCGGGATCCAACATCGGAGCGTTCCGGAAAAACAGGCCGCCAAGCGCTTTCTCGAGCTTGCGATCTTCCTCGACTCCGTTCACGTGGAGGCGTTCGTTCAGCTCGGGCTCATCTACCGGATGGAAAACGACCCCGCGGGCGCGATCCCTTTCTATGAGACCGCGGGTCGTCTCGACGAGAGGAACCAGCTCGCCTGGAGGAACCTCGGCATGTGCTACCGGGATCTCGGGGACGGAGAGAAGGCCGAGCTCTACGTGCGGCGCGCGATCGAGGTCGATCCGGACTATCTCCACGGCTGGATCGACTACGCCAACATCCTCCAGAAGAGAGGGAAGTACGCCGAGGCGGTGGATGCGTGGAAGCGCGTCAACGAGATGGCGCCGTACGGTTGGGAGGGGTACGAGGCGAGGCGCGCGATCTCCTATCTGGAGCGCGGGGAGCCGGTGCCCGAAGAGGAGCCGCAGACGTGGAGGACCGAGGAGGTCGGCAGCGCGATTCATCAGAAGAAGGGCAAAGAGGTTCCGGCGCGGCCTACCGACGAGACCAGATAG